CTGGGTGAGCAGGATTACCAGCCTTATCTGCCAATCCCCAAGCAAAAGCCAAGGCAGACTGTGTGTGCAGGGCACGCAGGCAAGCTCATTAGCAAAATCTAAAATTACACCACCTCCCAGAACCGGGGCACGCCACAGACACGAGGatggccaggccaggccaggccaacCTCCCCCCGCCGACCCCGGCACTCATGGCGGGATTTTGCAAGGAAGCTGCCAAGGAACTTCCAAACCCAgcccggtggtggtggtggatcTCGGGTGCACCGGCCCATCAGGTTTGGCGACATTTAAGCCCTCAGCGTTTAGGAAGAAAGACAGCGGCTTTTACTACTGTTTACATGTTAAACAGTGCCATGATTCACATCGCGAATCCTGAGGCGCTGCCCGAAAATGGAAATCAGAACGCGTACGCACTGGCCAAGCCCGTCTGTTggacaaaacccaaaaacttaaacacaaaaaaaagaaacacctaaAAAGTCCCAAAGCCCGAGAGCCGCGGCCAGCAGGAGCGcaggccgggcggggcggggctagCCCCagcggcgggcaggcggcggcaggccgcggggccgggcatgCCCGCGCAGGTTGAACGACACCGCCTCACGGAAGGGCCCGGGACCGGCGCGACTCTACGCGCTCCCAGCTAGGCCGCAGTCACCCCACCGAGCCCCGGGgcagccgggccccgccgcggctgGCGAGGAGCAGGACCTTTCGCGCACCCCCCCGACTACAATTCCCAGCATGTACGGGGGTACTGGAGCTGGCGGCGCGCAGTgcatgctgggagttgtagttTTCTGTGCGGCAGGCGCGCCTCCCCCTTCAGCACTGCGCCTGCGCGCCGCCGTGAGGGAGCCGCCATGCCGGACGGGAAGGCTGCGTTCCGGGAGGTGCTGCCCAAACAAGGTaccggcggcgggcccggcccggcagccggcccggcgcggccccgccgctcaCGCACGGCCCTTCTCTCCCCTCACAGGGCAGCTGTCGGTGGAGGACGCCGCCGCCATGGTGCTGTGCAAGCCCAAGGTGCTGCCCCTCAAGTCGGTGTcgctggagaagctggagaagctgcagcgggcggcgctggaggcggcgCGGCCGCCCGAGGGgacgccgccggcccggccctaGCCCGGCCCCGCGGAGGTACCGCTCTGAAGGGGAGGTTGCGGACGAAGCGCCGGCCGGGAGCAGGCGGATGGGGGGCGGGAGGCTCCTTTTCTGGCGTTTTTCGTCAGAACTCCACTTGCCGCTTTCAAGGCCGCTTCAGTCCTGGCACGGAACCGACAGACCTAAGGCAGCAGGAGGGGCACGGCTGGGCTGCTCTAAGTCAGCCCCTACATCCGTCTTGCTCCTGGAAAGGGCTGGGCAAAGCTGCGCTGCACAGACACTTTCAGAGCATCTCAGTGCGAGCCGCGATACTCCTACACAAGTcacttgttttcagaaaaatatattgtgTAAATACTTACTCTGGGCTTAATTATTCATTGCTCTTCTACAGATTGTAATAGAGtcatcacagaaccatagaacggttagaggtggaagggaccttaaagcttaTCCAGTtccacgcccctgccctgggcagggacaccttccaccagaccaggctgctcaaagccccatccatcccggccttggacacctccggggatggggcctctacagctgctctgggcaaccaccctcacagtaaagaatttcttcctgatatctaatctaaatcttccctctttcagtttaaaaccgttacccctcgtcctgtcactacactccctggtagAGTCCCTACCcctctctcctgtagcccctttaggtagtggaaggggctagaaggtctccccagagccttctccaggctggacagccccaactctctcagcctgtcctcacaggagagaggtgctccagccctctcatcatcttcatggcctcgtCTGGACCTTCTCCCACAGTAATACAAAAAGGTGGTGTTCAGAGATTTGAGTTAAATTtgttctgttaaaagaaaaaaagagcagggagaaaggagagcttcagaaaaaatatttttaatatgttttaccAGAACTTTTCACTTTTCCagttacatacaaaaaaaaaaaaaaaagacgagttTGGTACACAGGGGCTAAAACCAACCAGTGTTTTCCCCTGAAACAGATGAATTAATCTTACGACCCAACTCCCATTTTCTTGGgctctttaaaacaaagaaacaactaTATTTTCTCCCAAAGCACAGTATTTCTCCAGCAGCAATGGAAATGGGATCTCAGCAGCTTAACTTGGCCCTTCTATAAAGCTTTGTGTAAACCAGTGATTTTATGATGACAACACTGTCCTTTAAAGAAAGAGTGGCAGTCAGACATTGATGCAAACAAGGAATGATTAGGTCATAAACATATGGCACTTGAAAAAATAGCTTATTTGAAGGCACCCCCACAGCAGAGTGGCCAGTTGTTCTACTATATACCCaaagaaagaagttttctttctgaaatttataaaactatttaaaaaaaatgatttgtACCCAAaacatgtgcttttaaaaaaaaatatgaactgtgCTAAGCAACTCTTAAAATTTTGGtatattatatatgtgtatacatatatacatacacacaccaaaaaagcatgcgtgtttgtatatatatagatatctaCTTTCCCTTTAAACTTTTAAGGCTTCAGGAGTTGGTTCTCACATTCAGTAGCTTTCTAGCTTAAGACGACCTCCATCTCCTTCACTCACAAAACGCTTTCGACCcctgtaagaaaacagaaagtgtCTTTTCAGTAAGTTCAAAAGTAGCTTTGCTTGTGTTTTCTTATCTATTACTGAGAAGAATCTTTTCTTGGTCTTGGAATCAAATGTGAGATGTGCAAGTTCACCAAGATTAGCTGACATTCTTATCACTGGTAAATTGCTTAAAATCCATCTGAAACTTACATCTAGGTTTATCTGCAAGaagcttttcaaaatttttcattgTTAAGTCCTTTCTACTTTGCTCCCCTTTTAATGTTCACACTTGCAAAAGATCAGAGTTTGAATGCCTAGGAATGGTGTTTTTCTACTTAACTGAAGGCATGTTAAGCCAACAATGCCTCTCAATGTACTAAGAACTGAAGTATAATCAAGCTTTTGTTGCAGCCATGATTTTCAACCCTCCCACACCCCAAACTGGCAAAACATTTGATACAAAGATACACACAAACTCAATGTTGAGTCTGAAGTCCACAAATAGAAGCTGGTTTTGATAAGACACTGACATTTCAAAACCCAAATTCCTCACAAGCTGTCTAGATGGTTTAAGCagccaaacaaaacacccaaactaGAAGAGATGTGTCTAACAAATAGTATTCCCTATGTGTAAATTGtgaataacaattttaaaataaaatttaaaagtttacaCATATTCCCCACAGGAAATGGAACTTAGGAATTGTATTGTGACCAGTAAGGAGAGAACAGAATACTGATTAGATTACAGTTCAAACAGCATTATTTATGCTAagtaaacaataacaaaacaaaaagcactaTACAAACCATGACAGATATGAAGGGATCAGGCATGTACACCTTACTGCACGTAAGTGTCCTATTCCCTTTTGCCATAAAGGTAAGGATTGGTTGTCTCATCTTAGAACTCTCTTCATGCTATTTGGTACGTTCACACCACTGCttaaaagcaaatgtgttttcattttgtgttttcacTGTAGCTGACAGTTTTCCACTGTCACCTGCATGGATCATTGCGACGCCTGATCTTCCATCGCAGTACTGCACTGATCTCTACCAAGCAAATCAGCAACACAGAGGAGAGGCAGGCCTTCATCCTCTGGAGAGCACACAGGCGTGCCGCCTGGCACTCACTAGAGGCTTGCTTTCCTCAAGTATTTATCCCAGACTCCACCTAACAGGTTTCACATCAGTGCAGCTTCTTAATAAACTTTTTACTAGTCCAACCCTCTGTTTCTCCATCCTCCATAGTTTCCAGTTCCCCTCTGTAATACTTTGGTCATAAGATCCTGCTTTCCATTACCTGCAATGGGGACAAAAAGCAGTGCCTTCACCTATCGACAATAAAACAAGTACCTTGAAGGACAGAGGTCTCTCAGGGGTTTGGAGATTATTCCAGCCTGAAAGCATTCCTCTACAAACCGCTCGAGCACAGAATAAGAGTGTGGCACATCCAGGTTAATGTCTGGGATTTCACGGTAAACTCGTTCATAGCCCTGCAAGGTAAGAATTCAAATAATAATCTGGTTATTCTAtgattacaatttttttttttaatacccctTTGTACTccgaggatttctttttttaatatagtttcaTGTACACTATGgacagtttcaaaaaaaacctcaagcagAGCAGCTGCAAGTCAGTGGAAAAGCAAGGTCTAATACCAGGCAATTCCATGGTATTACACAACTACCTATCTacataaaaaacagctgaattTTTAACTTCTTTAGAATCCAGAAATTCAGACAGTACAGAATGTGTATGTTAGCCTGGCTGCTATCACATGGGTAGtaacacaaggaagaaaaagttaaCTATTCTTCCATGTAAATGAACAAAACGTGGCCACAAATCTCCACCACAACAGTTTATGCAGTAAGGGAAACACTGGCGACAACCAGAGATGACTTCATCACTTCCCACCGGCAGTATGGCTGGGTAAATTTTGACGCAAGTCTTTGTGTGGTACCTAGTTTGCCTTGGGACAGAACAGCTGTCCTATATTCATACCTAGAAGCAAAGCCATGGATGACTCCAACTGTGTAAAATATTAGCTTCTATACAGTGTTCTAATTGACATTTGTAATTAAGTAGGTCCTTATTGTACTTCTTCAATTATGAAGAACTactatataaaaagaaaagttatattttaaaaaaatgaagctatattgcagcattttaaattattagttTTAACCATTTAATTGCATAAAAGC
The sequence above is drawn from the Chroicocephalus ridibundus chromosome 6, bChrRid1.1, whole genome shotgun sequence genome and encodes:
- the BBIP1 gene encoding BBSome-interacting protein 1, whose amino-acid sequence is MPDGKAAFREVLPKQGQLSVEDAAAMVLCKPKVLPLKSVSLEKLEKLQRAALEAARPPEGTPPARP